GTATGGACATTCACGCCAACACTACTTCACATCACTGTACACTGCCTTCCAGAAACCCGCCCTCTGGGTGAAAGGACCCCCAAATCCACCTCAGATTGATCCCCTTAGATTAAAAGTTTTATGACACGAGAGTCTCATCTAAAAGCAACATGATGAGTCAAGACCGTTAAATCCATTTTTGAACTTGCTCAATCctttttaattcctctttctggTTACCTATTTTACAGTAATGCATTATTTGTAGcccaggaaaggggggggggggaccattCACAAGTCGATTCAGAGAGTCAATCACAAATGCAGTGAAAATCTATAAGGGAACTAAAATCCCAAAACTATTTCACCATCATCTCTCATGGTTAGAGACCTAACTGTATCCTGAGATTACATATATAGTCCCTGTCCCTTTTGCAGCCTCACCTCTCTCTGCAAAATGTGGGTAACAATGCTATTGACCTCCAAAGGTGgctataaggattaaatgagcaaaTACATCTGAATGTCATTAGCATATTGCCTGACACATACTAAGACTCCAATATGTTAGTCATACATAAAAGTTCCTTTTTTATGATGATTACACCTTCTCACTGATTATTGCAGCACTTCACCAACATACAAGTTGTCATGGGGTTCTGGAACCAAATAAAGAATCCCTAACTCCTCTCAAATGTTTTTGTTGTAAAGCATAAAACACTGAATTTGAGCTTGAGGCTCTGGCGAGAAACAGAAATTGGTAACAAACTTGTCTTCTCCGTATCAAAATGGAAGCAAATATAAACTACCCTTCACCATCCTCTAATgcacttcctttttcctccctcttctcatgTGTGCAATTTAATAggtattaataagaaaaaaggacCATGGCCAAGTAAGTTTCACAAAAGCTgattaaacaaagttaaacagGTGTTCTTACGGACCTACTTTTCAGAGTCTTTTGTAACCTAATATGCTTTAAAAACTACCAGAGGAGGGGTATCCTATGTAGTGTTTCCCAGTGTTACttgttaataaatgtttatacaaGACTATTTCATTAGCACTAGTATCCGAGGTACCTTCTTTGTCAACTTCCAGGACATCACTGATTGTTCCCGGCACGAAAATGGCTTTGAGAGGCAGGAGGATGGTGTAGTTAGGATCTAAAACTCTGGCTGGCTGCTCTTGGAGCCCTCAAGacaccatttaaaaaatccaaccaGCCTGTTAAGAGGTCtggccaacccccccccccccccgattccAGCCACCCCAGCTGAGGTGCCAGATGTTCCGGCGCCAGACACGCCCCCGGCTGCACACAGCTGCCTACAGCTGCCTAGGTGACTGCAGCCAAGGCCACAGGGACAAGAACTCCCCGGGTGGGCCTGGCCATCCCACAGACTCAAATATGCCTTTAGGAAGATAAAGGGTCTTTCTCTCTGCACAagcttatcaaaaagaaaactaaaatgttgAATTCCCTGGGGTGAcgggtgtggggtgggaggggagacttCCATTCTTCAGCCATCAAGCTCTGGGCTCTAAGAGATGAGAGAAAGCAGATCGTCACAGAGAACACGGGTAGCAAAGGGAATGTGCAGAGTATTCAGGTTCCACAAGAAATGGATCCACGGCATCACAAGGGCACGCACAACATAGTGCACAGCATATCAGTGTCAATTCTTCTAAAAAACCAGTGTTAAAGACACCATCCTCGAAGACCAACTGAAGACATGTctaagcaaaaaacaaagaacttggTAATAAATGCCTGAAGTAAAATTAGGATGTCTCGGGATGGACAACTCAGTACAAAACCATGTCCAACCCACATTAGGAAATTCCATGCTCAACACGTAATGGTGCTAGGACCAAACACTCACTATCTTTAAAGAGGGACAGAACACTAAATATCTAGAGCCTACTGTATGTCCTTCATATTTCGTTTCATCTCATCTTCTCCAAGTCctgtattaaaaatgaaaccctaaaaaattgttttaataaaaatcaaaacctgtTGTTCTTATCATATGAAAACCTTTAATGGGAGGGAACAGGTTCTGAGTTAAGATTCTGATATCCATACCTGAACTAGTAATTTAACTAAAAACACAataagcaattttttaaagtgcaatCTCGGCAAAATTCAAAGACAGCCCATTAACAAATATCCTTTTTCAGCTATCAAAAGGGcaaagatgtttaaaaagaataaaacttggcAAACTTCAGGGAAATCGATGAGTACATGAAGGTCTCCAACTGTTCTAGAAGGTTATGTGAAATGCATATTCAAAGCCTTCAATGTGTGCACACTATTCTGACGTAGGTATCACTTCTGCAATTTTCCTAAGGAAATCATTTAAAGGTTAAATATTTTAGCTATTTAGGATATTTACTGGAACCATGCTTAGAATAGCAAGAAAAGTTCTAGAAAGAATCTCAGTGAATaagcaaaaaatgtttaaatgtataaCATATAATCTGTACGACAGCAGACAGTAGGTCTCTTCATTGAACTGCCCTTAACACATTCACACAACTCCCAGAGTCCCCACCGAGTCACAGGTAAATCTGCAAAATGCTGTACTGAAGGGCCCAGAGAAGCTCAGGATGGTGCAAGTACAGTGTGGGGAAACACCTTGCCAGAGAGGACTCTTTTCTTCCCAAAAGCCTGGTTTTTGTCTCTCCCGGACTCAATCGACCTCCCATCCCATCAAGAAAGGAACTTTGTCTTGGCTAGACTCATGAGAATACCTCCCTTTGGGTTCCTAGGTGACACTGTGATCCTGGACACAGAAAGCAGTCCCATGTACTGGTCAAGCGTGCCCTGGTGCCACACGCCTCTGAATGCCAGcaccaccacttactagctgtgagaccatgagcaGGTCACTTAACCTGTCTGTGCTTGAGTGACCTAACCTGAGAGGGTTAGAGAACCTACCTCTAGTGGTGGTGGAAGAAATACATGAGCTAATACACGTCAAGTGCTCAGGACAGTGCCTTAGCACATGGCAAGTGTTCAGCAAGCATAAGCAGCCATTATTGTCACTGTTCCTGTTTTTGAATCAGATATATCCTGGCCAGCTCCGAGTAGAGTGTGAAAAGCTATCTGATGAACGAAAGAATGAACACATGGTCCTGTGTGTCCTCATACAGATCATCTCTGAACACCTCCTCTTGGTATGGCTTTAGGCTTAAAGCTTCCCACAAATCCTTCCAAATGCCTTACCTTTTGTTCGCTCCCTTCACCCCGACTTTTCATCTGCCTCCTGCCAACAACCAAAgctgggaaggagaggcaggcaAAACACAGAGGACTCATGTAGGGTTGATGGGATTTAGACAATACAGGGGAACTGCAGCATCAGGCTTAAGGAATGCCCTCCAAATACCTTGGCAGGAAACTGCACATACGGATAGCTTGTGATAAGCTTAAGAAAAGAAACGTTTCCAACTGCATATAAAGGCATTCTGCCCTCATTTCTTTACCACACAGGAGGTGACATGGTAGGTTTCTAATTTAAATTGTCTTGAGAGTGTTTATTGTTTAATAATTCCCTCTTCCTCCGCCCCACCCAGCCACTCTCTTGTTCTGCTTTGCTGATCATCCTAAAGGTTGAATACATTCTTCTTCTCAACAGAGGATGAGAATAAAGACTGAAACCAAAACACTTGATCGGGCTTTCACCGGGCACTATGCCACCGTGGAGGGCTGCTCTTAAACAAGCATGGTTTTCCTAGGGCTCCACAAGGTAGTCCTTTCTCAAGTTCGCCGGTACACTCATGGAGTTGAAATGCCGCTGCCCATCTAAATACAACATGGACTCTGAAACACAAAAGAGAGAACCATGGAGAAGCCCATGGCACCTTACAAAATCATTGTACGGACAGCTAGGCTACTTGGGAACACGAGGGCAACAAGGAGCGTGCAAAAATGGCTCTAGGCAGGCCCTGTCGGGCTGGGGGTGTGCAAGGATCCTGAGGGGTGAGCCTCGACTCGTGCCCCTTTcctgtggctgcaccagtctctGACCACCAGTGGCCACTTACAGCTGGACTGACCCTTCAGACGGTAGCCAGGTCAGGCAGAGCAGCAATGGCAGCCTGCAGGCCATGAGGCATCCTGGCCGTCAGGGCTGCAGACCCTCGAGAGCGCTATCTCCTAGAGATACGTTCTTGGAGCTAAGAGGCGTCTCTATGCTTCCTAcaacaatttaaaagaagaaaaatttctttaTACGTTCTTCCATTCACTAAGGACAGACATTGCTGCTTACCTCCGTAGGTTCTGGGGAAAACCAAGGGCACTTCTTTTTCTGACATGAACGTGAAATGGAAGACATTGGTGGTCATATGCTCTTTATTCGCAAGAGAGGCCACCTCACTGTGCACTCTGACTTGAATGTAATTGTCCCGAGTAAAGCAAACCTAAGGGATTTAGACCTGATAGTTAGTCAAGTGCATTAGGAAGGGGAGAAAAGCCAGTCATAAGAGAAACAGTggctttagaattaaaaaaaaaaaaaaaccttctcttCTGGGCCCAAGtgataaaaaatttatttcatcccTCATCGCACACCTACCTGCGAAGAAAGAAACAGCAGTGATCCAACCTCAACGGGTTTCTGAAACATGATATCATCCACTGCTACTACAAACGGTCGGGAACCACTAACAGACAAAGGCAGAATTTGGGTCAACCACAAAATTCAGATGATGTCTATTTCTCCCCTAACAATCAGCTGAAGCAAAATGTGAATGATAAGAGAATAAACCTAGGGAAGGGGCAAATAATCATACCGGTGAGAAATGGTAAGGGATGCCAATGTGACGAGATCACCactctatcttttcctttctgcatTGTCATCACCTTTTCTCAGTAGGTCTTTAATGCACTAACTGACAAAGTCAGAGCAACAGCCTTTGAAAATGAAGACCAAGTGGAGGTGGTATCAGTGTGAAATTGATTGAAAAACAAAGCACATACCCCAACACATCCAGACTGGCCTAAAATGGTTCATTTCAACGGGGTACTGCAAACTGTCTCTCAGAAGTTGAATACTTTTACTGGCGCCACACTGCCAAACTCACCCAAAGTTACAAGCAGTAGCCCATCCAAGTTCATACGCTTTCCTCATAAGGAAACCGCCAAAGATCCGATTGAAAATGTTCCGCTCCTATAGggcataaaataattattaacagATACAAGCTCATGACCACCCTCATATACAGAACAAAGGAATTAACAATGCCACAGAACAGAGGTCAGTTTGAAGGCGGATCAAATTTTAGATGAGAATCACCAAAGCAAGTTATCCTCTTTAGAAGATTTTTCATTGGCTTACAATACCTGAGGGTGGCAAATTTCCAAGCTCTTCAGTTTTGAATCCTCCATCCACACCGCATGAGGGGGTAAAACTCGACTTTGAAAACTTATAGTCCTGTACAAAAGGAGATTCAGGAAACCCTCTTAATGCCATGATTTTACTGATGAAAggtaaaatatatgcaaacaactCCCAAGATGTTGAGGCCCAAGTGGCTCTGGAGAAGGCCAAGGTTTAAATGCTTTCCCAACCTGGAATCTCACCATCCTAACTTACTTTGGATCGAGCGTGCTAAGAAACATCTCATGTATGGTTGTCCTCTCCTCGGCACTGGGAGCCATTTTCAGTAATGACGTGGAGCTGAAGGCAACCCTTCTCCCCTTGTTCACTGGAACACAGGACGACAAGGAGCTACGATCAGGAGGGTCCCACTGCAGCACTGCGGTTCCTGACCTTGGCTGCCTCAGACCCTACAAGGGTAGTATCTCCTGACTTCAAAAAG
This region of Felis catus isolate Fca126 chromosome X, F.catus_Fca126_mat1.0, whole genome shotgun sequence genomic DNA includes:
- the ACOT9 gene encoding acyl-coenzyme A thioesterase 9, mitochondrial isoform X4, whose translation is MHEVRDKLREIVGVSTNWRDHVKAMEERKLLQSFLAQSQKGLPPRRMKDSYIEVLLPLGSQPELREKYLTVQNTIRFGRILEDLDSLGVLICYMHTKIHSAKASPLSIVTALVDKIDMCKTSLSPEQDIKFSGHVSWVGKTSMEVKMQMFQLHGNEFCPVLDATFVMVARDSENQGPAFVNPLILESPEEEELFRQGELNKGRRVAFSSTSLLKMAPSAEERTTIHEMFLSTLDPKTISFQSRVLPPHAVWMEDSKLKSLEICHPQERNIFNRIFGGFLMRKAYELGWATACNFGGSRPFVVAVDDIMFQKPVEVGSLLFLSSQVCFTRDNYIQVRVHSEVASLANKEHMTTNVFHFTFMSEKEVPLVFPRTYGESMLYLDGQRHFNSMSVPANLRKDYLVEP